In Arthrobacter sp. UKPF54-2, the following are encoded in one genomic region:
- a CDS encoding dihydroorotase: MASQQQDAGSTGAYLIRGASILGGPAEDLLIRDGVIAARGRDLTAENATVIEAAGLVALPGMVDIHTHLREPGREDAETVETGTRAAALGGYTAVHAMANSTPVADTAGVVEQVLTLGRAAGWVDVRPVGAVTVGLAGEQLAELGAMADSRAKVRVFSDDGICVSDPVLMRRALEYVKAFDGVVAQHAQEPRLTAGAQMNEGVVSAVLGLTGWPAVAEESIIARDVLLAQHVGSRLHVCHVSTAGSVEIIRWAKSRGINVTAEVTPHHLWLTDELVRSYDPVYKVNPPLRTDEDVEALRAALADGTIDVVGTDHAPHPSEHKECEWAQAAMGMTGLETALSVVQHTMIETGLMGWADFARMTSAAPAAIGRLEHQGRPLEAGEPANVTLVDPAARWTVDPSKMATMGRNSPFAGRELPGKVVATFFKGHPTVLNGELNTPYRWLPEGTETPDTASAAGRP, translated from the coding sequence ATGGCATCACAGCAACAGGACGCGGGCAGCACCGGCGCCTACCTCATCCGGGGAGCCTCGATCCTCGGCGGGCCCGCCGAGGACCTACTGATCCGCGACGGGGTCATCGCCGCCCGCGGCCGGGACCTCACCGCGGAGAACGCCACCGTCATTGAAGCCGCCGGCCTCGTGGCCCTGCCCGGCATGGTGGACATCCACACGCACCTGCGTGAACCCGGCCGCGAGGACGCCGAAACGGTCGAGACCGGCACCCGCGCCGCCGCCCTGGGCGGCTACACGGCCGTGCATGCCATGGCCAACAGCACCCCGGTGGCGGACACCGCCGGCGTCGTCGAACAGGTCCTCACCCTGGGCCGCGCCGCAGGCTGGGTGGACGTCCGCCCGGTCGGCGCCGTCACGGTCGGCCTGGCCGGCGAGCAACTCGCCGAACTCGGCGCCATGGCCGACTCGCGCGCCAAAGTGCGGGTCTTCTCCGACGACGGGATCTGCGTCAGCGACCCGGTGCTGATGCGCCGGGCGCTGGAGTACGTCAAGGCGTTCGACGGCGTCGTCGCCCAGCACGCGCAGGAACCGCGGCTCACCGCCGGCGCGCAGATGAACGAGGGCGTGGTCTCCGCGGTGCTCGGCCTCACCGGCTGGCCCGCCGTCGCCGAGGAAAGCATCATCGCCCGTGACGTGCTGCTCGCCCAGCACGTCGGGTCCCGGCTGCACGTCTGCCACGTTTCTACCGCGGGTTCCGTGGAAATCATCCGCTGGGCCAAATCCCGCGGCATCAACGTCACGGCCGAGGTCACCCCGCACCACCTCTGGCTGACCGATGAGCTGGTCCGCAGCTACGACCCGGTCTACAAGGTCAACCCGCCGCTGCGCACGGACGAGGACGTCGAGGCGCTGCGCGCGGCGCTGGCGGACGGCACGATCGACGTCGTCGGCACCGACCACGCCCCGCACCCGAGCGAACATAAGGAATGCGAGTGGGCGCAGGCCGCGATGGGCATGACCGGGCTGGAGACCGCGCTGTCGGTGGTGCAGCACACCATGATTGAAACCGGGCTGATGGGCTGGGCCGACTTCGCCCGCATGACCTCCGCCGCCCCCGCCGCGATCGGCCGGCTCGAGCACCAGGGCCGTCCGCTGGAGGCCGGCGAACCCGCCAACGTCACACTCGTGGACCCGGCTGCGCGCTGGACAGTGGACCCTTCTAAGATGGCAACCATGGGCCGTAACTCTCCGTTTGCCGGCCGGGAACTCCCGGGCAAGGTGGTGGCCACCTTCTTCAAGGGACATCCGACCGTCCTGAACGGCGAACTCAACACCCCGTACCGGTGGCTCCCCGAGGGCACAGAGACCCCCGACACCGCGTCGGCGGCGGGCCGCCCCTGA
- the pyrR gene encoding bifunctional pyr operon transcriptional regulator/uracil phosphoribosyltransferase PyrR: MTSVPEAPVPAKVQLSRVVLNQADIDRALTRIAHEILESNKGSQDLVLLGIPRRGYPLAVRLAAKIAAADPTVDPAAIVGQLDVTMFRDDLSHQPTRPPYPTQLPRTGIDNKVVVLIDDVLYSGRTIRAALDAIIDLGRPRIVRLAVLIDRGHRELPIRADHVGKNLPTSSAEKVRVRLEETDSADGGAVNEVVIEATA, from the coding sequence TTGACTTCTGTTCCAGAAGCACCGGTTCCGGCCAAGGTCCAGCTCAGCAGGGTTGTCCTCAACCAGGCTGACATCGACCGTGCACTCACTCGTATCGCCCATGAGATTCTCGAGTCCAACAAGGGCTCCCAGGACCTGGTCCTACTGGGCATCCCGCGGCGGGGTTACCCGCTTGCCGTGCGGCTCGCCGCAAAAATCGCCGCCGCCGACCCCACCGTGGACCCCGCCGCGATCGTCGGCCAGCTGGATGTGACCATGTTCCGTGACGACCTCTCGCACCAGCCGACCCGGCCGCCGTACCCCACCCAGCTGCCCCGCACCGGCATCGACAACAAAGTCGTGGTCCTAATCGACGACGTCCTGTACTCGGGGCGAACCATCCGCGCCGCGCTGGACGCGATCATCGACCTCGGCCGGCCCCGGATCGTCCGCCTCGCCGTCCTGATCGACCGTGGCCACCGGGAGCTGCCGATCCGCGCCGACCATGTCGGCAAAAACCTTCCCACTTCCTCCGCGGAAAAGGTCCGCGTCCGGCTCGAGGAAACCGATTCCGCCGACGGCGGCGCCGTCAATGAAGTCGTCATCGAGGCCACCGCATGA
- a CDS encoding shikimate dehydrogenase — protein sequence MTLRAAVLGHPIGHSKSPVLHRAAYSQLGAGLDYEAIDVTIDALPAFMAGVRADGRWRGLSVTMPLKGAMAAEVDEVRGVARQLGVINTVALETADATGNARARLIGYNTDVAGIVNALRYAGVAPKPSAAILGGGGTAAAAVAALKELGAPSATIFVRDTGRATEARAAAAAVGLELQVLPLAGAAAALAAADVVVSTLPPRAADPVAEELTRLQGVESGVLLDVAYDPWPSRIAAAWTAAGGKVVPGLEMLLYQAVEQVRLFTGLGGPVPAEVIDVMCDAVGVPRRVF from the coding sequence GTGACGCTGCGGGCTGCCGTCCTCGGCCATCCCATCGGCCACTCGAAGTCCCCGGTCCTGCACCGCGCCGCCTACAGCCAACTCGGCGCCGGCCTGGACTATGAGGCCATCGACGTCACCATCGACGCGCTCCCGGCCTTTATGGCCGGGGTGCGCGCGGACGGGCGCTGGCGCGGGCTGTCCGTGACGATGCCGCTCAAGGGTGCCATGGCCGCCGAGGTGGACGAGGTCCGCGGCGTGGCCCGGCAACTGGGGGTCATCAACACCGTGGCCTTAGAAACCGCGGACGCGACGGGCAACGCCCGCGCCCGGCTCATCGGCTACAACACCGACGTCGCGGGCATCGTGAACGCCCTGCGCTACGCCGGCGTTGCCCCGAAGCCCTCCGCCGCCATCCTCGGCGGCGGCGGAACCGCCGCCGCCGCCGTGGCCGCCCTCAAGGAACTCGGGGCACCGTCCGCGACAATCTTCGTCCGGGACACCGGCCGCGCCACGGAGGCCAGGGCCGCGGCCGCCGCCGTCGGACTGGAACTGCAGGTACTGCCGCTCGCCGGTGCGGCGGCAGCGCTGGCGGCCGCCGACGTCGTCGTCTCCACACTGCCGCCGCGCGCCGCGGACCCCGTGGCGGAAGAACTCACCCGGCTGCAAGGCGTGGAAAGCGGGGTGCTGCTGGATGTCGCCTACGATCCCTGGCCCAGCCGGATCGCCGCGGCCTGGACCGCCGCGGGCGGGAAAGTGGTGCCGGGCCTCGAGATGCTGCTCTACCAGGCGGTTGAGCAGGTACGGCTCTTCACCGGCCTCGGCGGACCCGTCCCGGCCGAGGTCATAGATGTGATGTGTGACGCAGTCGGGGTGCCTCGACGGGTGTTCTGA
- the aroB gene encoding 3-dehydroquinate synthase, with amino-acid sequence MSNESTVIKVTGQAPGENYDVVVGRGLLAALPGLLGERVKRVLVIHPRALRLTGDAVREELATAGFTALTAEIPDAEEGKHIEVASFCWQVLGQNDFTRSDAIVAVGGGAVTDLAGFVAATWLRGVKVIHMPTSLLGMVDAAVGGKTGINTAEGKNLVGVFHPPAGVLADLDTLDTLPKNEIISGMAEVIKCGFIADPAILELIEKDPAAVTDPRSDILRELIERAITVKARVVSEDLKETGQREILNYGHTLGHAIELAERYSWRHGAAVSVGMMFAAELARSVGRLSDADADRHRDILESLGLPISYRRDRWQALLDGMRRDKKSRGDLLRFVVLDGVGRPGILDVPDTSLLFAAYQEIAS; translated from the coding sequence GTGAGCAACGAATCAACCGTCATCAAAGTCACCGGCCAGGCCCCAGGGGAGAACTACGACGTCGTCGTCGGCCGCGGGCTGCTGGCCGCCCTGCCCGGCTTGCTGGGCGAACGCGTCAAGCGCGTCCTGGTCATCCACCCGCGCGCGCTGCGGCTGACCGGCGACGCCGTCCGCGAGGAGCTGGCCACCGCCGGCTTCACCGCGCTGACGGCGGAAATCCCGGACGCCGAGGAGGGCAAGCACATTGAGGTGGCCTCGTTCTGCTGGCAGGTGCTCGGCCAGAACGACTTCACCCGCTCGGACGCGATCGTCGCCGTCGGCGGGGGAGCGGTCACCGACCTCGCCGGGTTCGTCGCGGCGACCTGGCTGCGCGGCGTCAAGGTCATCCACATGCCCACGAGCCTGCTCGGCATGGTGGACGCGGCCGTCGGCGGCAAGACCGGCATCAACACCGCTGAGGGCAAAAACCTCGTAGGCGTCTTCCACCCGCCGGCTGGTGTCCTCGCCGACCTGGACACCCTGGACACCCTGCCGAAGAACGAGATCATCTCCGGCATGGCCGAGGTCATCAAGTGCGGCTTCATCGCGGACCCCGCCATCCTCGAACTGATCGAGAAGGACCCGGCCGCCGTCACCGACCCCCGCTCGGACATCCTGCGCGAACTGATCGAACGCGCCATCACGGTCAAAGCCCGCGTGGTCTCCGAAGACCTGAAGGAAACGGGTCAGCGGGAAATCCTCAACTACGGCCACACCCTGGGCCACGCGATCGAACTCGCCGAACGCTACTCCTGGCGCCACGGCGCCGCCGTCTCGGTGGGCATGATGTTCGCCGCCGAACTGGCCCGCAGCGTCGGCCGGCTCAGCGACGCCGACGCCGACCGGCACCGGGACATCCTCGAAAGCCTCGGCCTGCCCATCAGCTACCGCCGCGACCGCTGGCAGGCGCTGTTGGACGGCATGCGGCGGGACAAGAAGTCCCGCGGCGACCTGCTGCGTTTTGTGGTGCTCGACGGCGTTGGACGCCCCGGCATCCTGGACGTTCCGGACACCTCGCTGCTGTTTGCCGCCTACCAGGAAATCGCGTCCTGA
- the aroC gene encoding chorismate synthase has protein sequence MLRWLTAGESHGPALVGIIEGVPAGVELSSDRIVEALARRRLGYGRGARMKFEQDVVTVLGGVRHGLTQGGPVAIQVGNTEWPKWEQIMSADPVDPEVLADQARNAPLTRPRPGHADFTGMQKYGFDEARPVLERASARETATRVALGAVAAAFLEQLGIKLVSHTVSIASVSVPEGRPLPAPDNVLALDADPLRCFDRETSDAMVAEVDAAHKEGETLGGVVEVLAYGLPPGLGSYVHWDRRLDSRLAAALMGIQAIKGVEVGDGFLTAARRGSAAHDEIVKDTDGRIIRTSNRAGGIEGGMSIGDVLRVRAAMKPIATVPRALRTVDVSTGEAAKAHHQRSDVCAVPAAGVVAEAMVALVLAEAVTEKFGGDSVQETARNIKGYLDNIPASLDSIGH, from the coding sequence ATGTTGCGTTGGTTGACTGCCGGAGAATCCCATGGTCCGGCCCTGGTCGGAATTATCGAAGGCGTCCCCGCCGGTGTTGAGCTCAGCAGCGACCGGATCGTCGAAGCGCTGGCCCGCCGGCGGCTCGGCTACGGCCGCGGCGCCCGGATGAAGTTCGAACAGGACGTCGTAACCGTCCTCGGCGGCGTGCGCCACGGACTGACCCAGGGCGGCCCCGTCGCCATCCAGGTCGGCAACACCGAATGGCCCAAGTGGGAACAGATCATGTCTGCCGACCCGGTGGACCCCGAGGTCCTCGCCGACCAGGCCCGCAACGCACCCCTCACCCGGCCCCGGCCCGGCCACGCCGACTTCACCGGCATGCAGAAGTACGGCTTCGACGAGGCCCGCCCCGTCCTGGAACGCGCCAGCGCCCGCGAAACCGCCACCCGCGTAGCCCTGGGTGCCGTCGCCGCCGCCTTCCTCGAACAGCTCGGCATCAAACTCGTCTCGCACACGGTCTCCATCGCCAGCGTCTCCGTCCCGGAGGGCCGGCCGTTGCCGGCGCCGGACAACGTGCTGGCCCTCGACGCCGACCCGCTGCGCTGCTTCGACCGTGAGACGTCCGACGCCATGGTCGCCGAAGTGGACGCGGCGCACAAGGAAGGCGAAACGCTTGGCGGCGTCGTCGAAGTCCTCGCCTACGGACTGCCGCCGGGACTGGGCAGCTACGTCCACTGGGACCGCCGCCTCGACTCGCGCCTGGCCGCTGCCCTGATGGGCATCCAGGCCATCAAGGGCGTGGAGGTCGGCGACGGGTTCCTCACCGCCGCGCGCCGCGGTTCCGCCGCCCACGACGAGATCGTCAAGGACACGGACGGCCGCATCATCCGGACCTCCAACCGCGCCGGCGGCATCGAGGGCGGCATGAGCATCGGCGACGTGCTCCGCGTCCGGGCGGCCATGAAGCCCATTGCGACCGTGCCGCGGGCGCTGCGGACCGTGGACGTCAGCACCGGGGAGGCCGCCAAGGCGCACCACCAGCGCTCGGACGTGTGTGCGGTTCCGGCCGCGGGCGTTGTGGCCGAAGCCATGGTGGCCCTGGTCCTCGCCGAGGCGGTTACGGAAAAGTTCGGCGGCGACTCCGTGCAGGAGACCGCCCGCAATATCAAGGGTTACCTGGACAACATTCCGGCGTCCCTGGACTCGATCGGGCACTAG
- the nusB gene encoding transcription antitermination factor NusB translates to MSARGKARNRALDVLFEAEQRSTSAFDVLRSRREQTDQIINPYTLEIVEGVVSHQSAIDEFLETYSQGWSLERMPSVDRIILRIGTWELLYNDDVPDGVAVSEAVALAKTLSTDESPQFINGLLGRLQQLKPSLLA, encoded by the coding sequence GTGAGCGCACGCGGTAAGGCCCGCAACCGGGCCCTGGATGTTCTCTTCGAGGCGGAGCAGCGCTCCACCTCGGCATTCGATGTGCTGCGTTCCCGTCGTGAACAGACGGACCAGATCATCAACCCGTACACCCTGGAAATCGTCGAGGGTGTTGTGTCCCACCAGAGCGCCATCGACGAGTTCCTCGAAACCTACTCGCAGGGATGGTCGCTGGAGCGGATGCCCTCGGTGGACCGCATCATCCTGCGGATCGGCACCTGGGAACTGCTTTACAACGACGACGTCCCCGACGGTGTCGCCGTCAGCGAGGCCGTGGCGCTGGCCAAGACGCTCTCGACGGACGAGTCGCCGCAGTTCATCAACGGCCTGCTGGGCCGTCTGCAGCAGCTCAAGCCGTCGCTGCTGGCCTAG
- a CDS encoding shikimate kinase, producing MAVGKSAIGQQLAQHLGARFVDTDAEVVAQHGTIAEIFASRGECAFRELEARAVAQAIEDAAGSSAAGSNTAATPTIISLGGGAVLDSGTQQLLAGCTVVYLECDADTVSERIARNSGRPLLAGDAMERWRTLFATRQPVYERLADLVLDVRSGSVTDLAHRLEDALEQLAATLTAAAPAPAATKEVEK from the coding sequence ATGGCGGTCGGCAAGTCCGCGATCGGCCAGCAGCTGGCCCAGCACCTCGGCGCCCGCTTCGTGGACACCGACGCCGAGGTCGTCGCCCAGCACGGCACCATTGCCGAGATTTTCGCCAGCCGGGGGGAGTGCGCCTTCCGCGAACTTGAGGCGCGGGCGGTGGCGCAAGCGATCGAGGACGCTGCCGGCAGCAGTGCCGCCGGCAGCAACACCGCAGCCACCCCCACCATCATCTCCCTCGGCGGCGGCGCGGTGCTGGACTCGGGTACCCAGCAACTGCTGGCTGGCTGCACGGTCGTCTACCTCGAATGCGACGCCGACACTGTCTCGGAACGGATCGCCCGGAACTCCGGGCGCCCGCTCCTGGCCGGCGATGCGATGGAACGCTGGCGGACGCTGTTCGCCACCCGGCAGCCGGTCTACGAACGGCTCGCCGACCTGGTTCTCGACGTCCGGAGCGGTTCCGTCACGGACCTGGCACACCGGCTTGAAGATGCGCTGGAGCAGCTGGCCGCCACACTCACCGCGGCGGCCCCCGCCCCAGCAGCGACAAAGGAAGTTGAAAAGTGA
- a CDS encoding aspartate carbamoyltransferase catalytic subunit, whose translation MRHLLSTEDLNYANAIRILDTAEEMAAVGEREVKKLPALRGRTVVNLFFEDSTRTRISFEAAAKRLSADVINFAAKGSSVSKGESLKDTAQTLAAMGADAVVIRHWASGAPHRLAATDWIDAAVINAGDGTHEHPTQALLDAFTMRRHWSKLAGAPSAGADLAGMRVAIAGDVLHSRVARSNVWLLRTLGAEVTLVAPPTLLPVGVEQWPCTISYDLDETLARGVDAMMMLRVQGERMNASFFPTTREYSRRWGFDDNRLRALDSLGLKDTIIMHPGPMNRGLEISSAAADSPRSTVLAQVRNGVSVRMAALYLLLSGDTREPATPTAAYSKESH comes from the coding sequence ATGAGGCACCTGCTCTCCACCGAAGACCTCAACTACGCCAACGCCATCCGCATCCTCGACACCGCCGAAGAAATGGCCGCGGTGGGCGAGCGTGAGGTCAAGAAGCTCCCGGCGCTGCGCGGCCGCACCGTGGTGAACCTGTTCTTCGAGGACTCCACGCGGACCCGCATCTCCTTCGAGGCGGCCGCCAAGCGGCTCTCGGCGGACGTCATCAACTTCGCTGCCAAGGGTTCCTCCGTTTCCAAGGGGGAGTCGCTGAAGGACACCGCCCAGACGCTGGCCGCGATGGGGGCCGACGCCGTCGTGATCCGGCACTGGGCCTCCGGCGCCCCGCACCGGCTGGCCGCGACGGACTGGATCGACGCCGCCGTGATCAACGCCGGCGACGGCACCCACGAACACCCCACCCAGGCCCTGCTGGATGCGTTCACCATGCGCCGGCACTGGTCCAAACTGGCCGGCGCCCCGTCCGCCGGGGCCGACCTGGCAGGCATGCGCGTCGCGATCGCCGGGGACGTCCTGCACTCCCGGGTCGCCCGTTCCAACGTCTGGCTGCTGCGCACCCTTGGCGCCGAGGTCACGCTCGTCGCGCCGCCCACCCTGCTGCCTGTCGGCGTCGAACAGTGGCCGTGCACCATCAGCTACGACCTCGACGAAACCCTCGCCCGGGGCGTGGACGCGATGATGATGCTCCGCGTGCAGGGCGAGCGGATGAACGCCTCGTTCTTCCCGACCACCCGCGAATACTCGCGGCGCTGGGGCTTCGACGACAACCGGCTCCGCGCCCTCGACAGTCTGGGCCTGAAGGACACCATCATCATGCACCCCGGCCCGATGAACCGCGGGCTGGAAATTTCCTCGGCCGCCGCCGACTCGCCCCGCTCCACCGTGCTCGCACAGGTGCGCAACGGCGTGTCCGTCCGGATGGCCGCCTTGTACCTGCTGCTCTCCGGGGACACCCGCGAACCAGCAACCCCCACCGCCGCCTACTCCAAGGAGAGCCACTGA
- the efp gene encoding elongation factor P — translation MATTNDIKNGTVLKLEGQLWNIIEFQHVKPGKGGAFVRTKMRNVMSGKVVDKTFNAGLKIETATVDRRDYQYLYQDGADFVFMDTSDFDQLTVPAATVGDATNFMLENQMVNIAIHEGNPLYIELPPSVVLEITYTEPGLQGDRSSAGTKPATLETGYEIQVPLFVENNTKVKVDTRDGSYLGRVND, via the coding sequence GTGGCAACGACTAACGACATCAAGAACGGAACCGTGCTGAAGCTTGAGGGCCAGCTCTGGAACATCATCGAGTTCCAGCACGTCAAGCCCGGCAAGGGTGGCGCCTTTGTGCGGACCAAGATGCGCAACGTGATGTCCGGCAAGGTCGTCGACAAGACCTTCAACGCCGGCCTCAAGATCGAGACCGCCACCGTGGACCGCCGCGACTACCAGTACCTGTACCAGGACGGCGCCGACTTCGTGTTCATGGACACCTCGGACTTCGACCAGCTCACCGTGCCCGCCGCCACCGTCGGCGACGCCACCAACTTCATGCTCGAGAACCAGATGGTGAACATCGCCATCCACGAGGGCAACCCGCTGTACATCGAACTGCCGCCGAGCGTCGTGCTGGAAATCACCTACACCGAGCCGGGCCTGCAGGGCGACCGCTCCTCGGCCGGCACCAAGCCCGCCACGCTCGAGACCGGCTACGAGATCCAGGTGCCGCTGTTCGTCGAGAACAACACCAAGGTCAAGGTCGACACCCGCGACGGCAGCTACCTTGGCCGGGTCAACGACTAG
- a CDS encoding PrsW family intramembrane metalloprotease, with protein sequence MTSFDPPPGRQGPPGQSPQQANPSWLGQVRPQFYRPAPGPGHAPAGGPSGQPVLPPASTAPRAGASTGVAVLVLGGGVLAFVSLFLVLPFLLENTGPGGFVVGFIASLLPLGSVLLAVRYIDRWEPEPKRLLFFAFAWGALVSVAVTMLLQPFFSLAAGPASGLDYRTFAVTVQAPVVEEFAKSLGLLLLLVFARKQFDGPVDGVVFAFTIAGGFAFTENILYFGRAIAESSTPGTDLAVVFFLRGVMSPFAHAIFTGTTGLILGFAARRWHNGLTLLAFPVGLVPAMVLHSGWNSMGQDFLAQYILVQVPIFLLAVLVVVLLRVAERRLTRQRLQEYAAAGWFTGQEVAMLATPAGRRGAKRWARSIGRAAEMNAFLHAATRLAFTRQRILSGRDVAAHQLDERHQLDEVRALRKALLR encoded by the coding sequence ATGACAAGCTTCGATCCCCCGCCCGGCCGGCAGGGTCCGCCCGGCCAGAGCCCGCAGCAGGCCAACCCCAGCTGGCTGGGCCAGGTCCGGCCGCAGTTTTACCGGCCTGCGCCGGGTCCGGGCCACGCGCCGGCCGGCGGCCCGTCCGGGCAGCCGGTCCTGCCGCCGGCGTCTACGGCGCCGCGGGCCGGCGCCTCGACCGGTGTGGCGGTGCTGGTGCTGGGCGGCGGTGTCCTCGCCTTCGTGAGCCTGTTCCTGGTGCTGCCCTTTCTGCTGGAGAACACCGGTCCCGGCGGTTTCGTGGTGGGGTTCATCGCCTCGCTGTTGCCGCTGGGCTCGGTGCTGCTGGCGGTCCGCTACATTGACCGCTGGGAGCCCGAGCCGAAGCGGCTGCTGTTTTTCGCCTTCGCCTGGGGCGCGCTGGTCTCGGTGGCCGTCACGATGCTGCTCCAGCCGTTCTTTTCGCTCGCCGCGGGCCCGGCGTCCGGATTGGACTACCGGACCTTTGCCGTGACCGTCCAGGCTCCGGTCGTGGAGGAGTTCGCGAAGTCGCTGGGCCTGTTGCTGCTGCTGGTCTTCGCCCGGAAGCAGTTCGACGGTCCGGTCGACGGCGTCGTTTTTGCGTTCACCATTGCCGGCGGCTTCGCCTTCACCGAGAACATCCTGTACTTCGGCCGGGCCATCGCGGAGTCCAGCACCCCGGGTACGGACCTGGCCGTCGTGTTCTTCTTGCGCGGGGTGATGTCACCGTTCGCCCACGCCATCTTCACCGGCACCACCGGGCTCATCCTGGGCTTCGCGGCGCGGCGCTGGCACAACGGCCTGACGCTGCTCGCTTTCCCGGTGGGCCTGGTCCCTGCCATGGTCCTGCACAGCGGCTGGAACTCGATGGGTCAGGATTTCCTGGCGCAGTACATCCTGGTCCAGGTGCCGATCTTCCTGCTGGCCGTCCTGGTGGTGGTGCTGCTGCGCGTTGCCGAGCGCCGGCTGACCCGGCAACGGCTTCAGGAGTACGCGGCGGCGGGCTGGTTCACCGGCCAGGAGGTGGCAATGCTGGCCACCCCGGCAGGGCGCCGCGGGGCGAAGCGCTGGGCCCGGTCAATCGGCCGGGCCGCGGAAATGAACGCGTTCCTGCACGCCGCCACCCGGCTGGCCTTCACCCGCCAGCGGATCCTCAGCGGCCGGGACGTTGCGGCGCACCAGCTCGACGAGCGGCACCAGCTGGATGAGGTCCGGGCCCTGCGCAAGGCCCTGCTGCGCTGA
- a CDS encoding tetratricopeptide repeat protein, with protein MVSDSAGTSEWPDGGFPGIRINPETLMPQLVNEEACAAALASSTDPTDRIFVRLVEGHPGEAAELLAEARYKDPDSFRLRMFEAEVLRVSHRFDRAVELYRQLLAEAQGTPEEAAVRQHLGRSHFAAGNIAAAVESFARALDLRVAGAADASLIYSSTVALQRARDVLDLAC; from the coding sequence ATGGTCAGCGACAGCGCCGGCACCAGCGAGTGGCCCGACGGCGGGTTCCCCGGCATCCGGATCAATCCGGAAACCCTGATGCCGCAGCTCGTCAACGAGGAAGCCTGCGCCGCGGCGCTGGCTTCCTCCACCGACCCCACCGACCGGATCTTCGTGCGCCTTGTGGAGGGCCACCCGGGCGAGGCCGCCGAGCTGCTGGCCGAAGCCCGGTACAAGGACCCGGACTCCTTCCGGCTGCGGATGTTCGAGGCCGAGGTCCTGCGGGTATCGCACCGCTTCGACCGCGCCGTCGAACTCTACCGCCAGCTCCTCGCCGAGGCGCAGGGCACCCCGGAAGAGGCCGCCGTCCGGCAGCACCTGGGCCGTTCCCACTTCGCCGCTGGCAACATCGCCGCCGCCGTCGAATCCTTCGCCCGGGCGTTGGACCTGCGCGTGGCGGGCGCCGCGGACGCGTCGCTGATCTACTCCTCCACGGTTGCGCTGCAGCGGGCCCGGGACGTGCTCGACCTGGCCTGCTGA